A region of Streptomyces halobius DNA encodes the following proteins:
- a CDS encoding Crp/Fnr family transcriptional regulator — protein MTHRDEGRPSVGPAPAALRAAVWALRCLGGRWQPSRRDTELLAARLESRVLEPGMVVFAQGQVPDGVWIVRNGTLELVSGTGRRRVVVGVLPPCGIAGDVPLLLGRPAVCTVRALTTVQAVFLPAAAFHTLLESSPALARGWLTALARRQSRAQEALAETLTGDAKSRVARLLLREARNGTVHCAQGTLAAMLGLRRPTFNRVLKEFEREGLLTVGYRQVALLAVDRLQHCAQQDNG, from the coding sequence GTGACACACCGTGATGAAGGCAGGCCGTCCGTAGGCCCGGCTCCGGCTGCGCTGCGCGCGGCGGTATGGGCCCTGCGCTGTCTGGGAGGCCGCTGGCAGCCGAGCCGTCGGGACACCGAACTGCTGGCGGCCCGTTTGGAGTCGCGCGTGCTGGAGCCCGGCATGGTGGTCTTCGCTCAGGGGCAAGTGCCGGACGGTGTGTGGATCGTGCGCAATGGAACGCTGGAGCTGGTCTCGGGGACAGGCCGACGGCGCGTGGTGGTGGGAGTGCTGCCACCGTGCGGTATCGCCGGGGACGTACCGCTGTTGCTGGGCCGCCCCGCGGTGTGCACGGTGCGGGCGCTGACCACCGTGCAGGCCGTCTTCCTGCCGGCCGCCGCGTTCCACACGCTGCTGGAGAGCAGCCCTGCTCTGGCCCGGGGCTGGCTGACGGCGCTCGCTCGCCGCCAGTCCCGGGCACAAGAGGCACTCGCAGAGACCCTGACGGGGGACGCGAAGAGCCGGGTGGCCCGCTTGCTGCTGCGGGAGGCCCGCAACGGGACCGTGCACTGTGCCCAAGGAACGCTGGCAGCCATGCTCGGTCTGCGCCGTCCGACATTCAACCGTGTGCTCAAAGAGTTCGAACGCGAAGGGCTGCTGACGGTCGGCTACCGGCAGGTGGCCCTGCTGGCAGTGGACCGGCTGCAACACTGCGCCCAGCAGGACAACGGCTGA